GTGGGCTTAAATCAGAAATCTTATTGTTACTCAATACGAGGAATTTGAGATTTGGTAATTGACCAAGCGGCCTAATATCTTCAATACCATTATCAGCAGCCGCTACTAGAGTTAAGTTTTTATATTTGCTCAAGAAACTAATATCTTTGAGATTGTTTTGTGAAATATCAATGCCTTCTAACTGTGGCATATTATCCAAAAATCTATAATCAGTCACCCCTGTTTTTGTCATTAACAACTGTTTCAATTTTTTAAATTGCAAAACAGGTGAGATATCTTTGATTGGTGTAAAGCCAATTCCTAAAGTTTCTAAGTTGGGTAACAGTGAAAGTCCTTTACGTTGCAAAGGATCTTTACGGCTGCCCAAGTCAAGTTTGATAACCGTTGCTAACCATTCTTTCATCATATTCGGATCTTTTTCATTTGATGGGAATGGGGTTGGAGCATCGTGAGTGCGAACGATATCCAAAATCACTTCTTCATCAAACCCTAAGGCACGCAAGGTATCCATTCCAACCTTATGTTTTTCCAATTCACGGGCATGCTCAATAGCATGTGGATCTGGAATGTCTTTTCCGATTTCAATATCAGATAACATCAATACGTGTGCGTGGTCATGGTGAGGGTATTCCAAACCAAGTTTACCGTCTTGTGTTTCCACACGTTTAATAGTTGATGGATCAATCCCCAATTTTTCTGCCAAATAAGCTAATTTTTCTTGGTATTCCTTTTCACGTTCAGATAGCTCTGGTGTCTGATGGGTTTCTGCTGGCTTTTCTGCTTTTTTAGCGGGATCGTATTGATCTGCCACATGTGCCCAGCCACCCTGACGAAGGTCCGCAAAAGAAATAGGATGTAAGTGACCATCGTGGTCCACTAAAATACTGTCTTTTGTTACCCCAACAATACCTTGACCGTTAAATTGAAAACCATCTGAGGTTGGGAAATGCAAGCCTGGAATACCATTAGCTGTAGCTGTTGAAACAAGGCTACTGGTTTGTGGCAAGCGAGTAGCAACCTGTTTAGCTTGTGCCTGTGTCTGACCTGATAAGCTTGACTTCAAAATATAATGGAAGTGATCATCGTGGCGAACCGTGTAGCCTAAAGCATCTTCAGCCACAATATCCGCTGGGTTAAATTCATAATGGTGATGAGGATCTGCTACTTTAGAAGTCCCTTGACTAGCTGCTCGCTGAGCAACAGCTGGCTTAGCTAAACTTGCTCCTTTTGGAATAAGGTATTCAAATGGACTTCCCTTTAAATCGGCATAAAAAATAAAATGCGAATGACCATCATGGTCAACAACGATTCCCTGATCTGTTTTTGATAAGATTTTTGAGTCTTTGGTTAAAATAAACCCATCATCTGTAGGAAAATCGACACCCGCCACACCTTTGTGAGTCTTGTTTGTCTTTTTGCTTTTTTTAATCGGTTTAATTTTGTTTGACGTCATTCCCTTACGTGATTGTTTCGTTTTAATGGGATATGTACCATTACCTCGTGATTGACAAGCTATCAAAGTCAACTGAGATGATAACAATAGACCAACTAAAATAATAACTTTTTTCGTTTTCATTCAACCCTCCTTTTTATTTAACTGGTTAAGTATATCACATCACTTGTTTTTCCTCAAGCTCTTTTTAGGATAACTATTAGTTGTTGACGAGTTGGAGCTCTGAAGCTTCAACAAACAATAGTTTCTGTTGTTAGTAGCATTACACAAAAAAACTAACTTTTCTTTTCCTTTGAAAATAAGATCTTTTATAATATACTATACATATGAAAACATCAGAAAAAATTTATCAATTACTGTCACAAACCGATGACTTCGTCAGTGGGGAATATCTAGCAGATCAACTCAGTATCTCTCGTACATCCGTTTGGAAATCCATCAAAAGTCTCGAAAATCAGGGGATTCAAATTGATTCTTTAAAACACAAGGGCTACCGCATGGTACAAGGTGATATTTTATTACCCAAAACCATTAGCCAAGGGCTTGGGATGCCAGTCACCTATACCCCTCACAGCCAATCTACCCAATTAGATGCCAAACAAGGAATCGAAGCTCATAACAGCGCTCCAAGGCTTTACCTAGCTCCTAGCCAAGAAGCTGCCAAAGGACGCCTCGATCGGCAATTTTTTTCAGCTAGCACCGGTGGTATTTACATGTCCATGTACCTAAAACCCAATGTCCCTTATGCTGATATGCCTCCTTATACGATGATGGTTGCTTCCAGTATTGTCAAAGCTATCTCGCGATTAACAGGCATTGATACAGAAATCAAATGGGTAAACGACATCTATCTAGGTAACCATAAAGTTGCAGGGATTCTGACAGAAGCCATTACTTCTGTTGAAACTGGTTTAATCACCGATGTCATTATTGGGGTTGGTCT
The genomic region above belongs to Streptococcus pyogenes and contains:
- a CDS encoding leucine-rich repeat domain-containing protein; the protein is MKTKKVIILVGLLLSSQLTLIACQSRGNGTYPIKTKQSRKGMTSNKIKPIKKSKKTNKTHKGVAGVDFPTDDGFILTKDSKILSKTDQGIVVDHDGHSHFIFYADLKGSPFEYLIPKGASLAKPAVAQRAASQGTSKVADPHHHYEFNPADIVAEDALGYTVRHDDHFHYILKSSLSGQTQAQAKQVATRLPQTSSLVSTATANGIPGLHFPTSDGFQFNGQGIVGVTKDSILVDHDGHLHPISFADLRQGGWAHVADQYDPAKKAEKPAETHQTPELSEREKEYQEKLAYLAEKLGIDPSTIKRVETQDGKLGLEYPHHDHAHVLMLSDIEIGKDIPDPHAIEHARELEKHKVGMDTLRALGFDEEVILDIVRTHDAPTPFPSNEKDPNMMKEWLATVIKLDLGSRKDPLQRKGLSLLPNLETLGIGFTPIKDISPVLQFKKLKQLLMTKTGVTDYRFLDNMPQLEGIDISQNNLKDISFLSKYKNLTLVAAADNGIEDIRPLGQLPNLKFLVLSNNKISDLSPLASLHQLQELHIDNNQITDLSPVSHKESLTVVDLSRNADVDLATLQAPKLETLMVNDTKVSHLDFLKNNPNLSSLSINRAQLQSLEGIEASSVIVRVEAEGNQIKSLVLKDKQGSLTFLDVTGNQLTSLEGVNNFTALDILSVSKNQLTNVNLSKPNKTVTNIDISHNNISLADLKLNEQHIPEAIAKNFPAVYEGSMVGNGTAEEKAAMATKAKESAQEASESHDYNHNHTYEDEEGHAHEHRDKDDHDHEHEDENEAKDEQNHAD
- the birA gene encoding bifunctional biotin--[acetyl-CoA-carboxylase] ligase/biotin operon repressor BirA; this translates as MKTSEKIYQLLSQTDDFVSGEYLADQLSISRTSVWKSIKSLENQGIQIDSLKHKGYRMVQGDILLPKTISQGLGMPVTYTPHSQSTQLDAKQGIEAHNSAPRLYLAPSQEAAKGRLDRQFFSASTGGIYMSMYLKPNVPYADMPPYTMMVASSIVKAISRLTGIDTEIKWVNDIYLGNHKVAGILTEAITSVETGLITDVIIGVGLNFFVTDFPEAIAQKAGSLFTEKPTITRNDLIIDIWKLFLSIPVKDHVKVYKEKSLVLNKQVTFIENSQEKRAIAIDLTDQGHLIVQFENGDLQTLRSGEISLSSWEN